GGACCTGCgtgaattatatattgtgtattataagaATTGGACGGCTTAAATGTTGGTATACCTCCAATAAAAAATTCGATTGGCGCCAGTCGCTTAAATCAATATCCTTAAtgctgattataatattattacagctcGAAATTATCTACTACGTCCGTACGTCCCAGTCCTCCTTAATCATGTCGGACGCTTTTTCCGCGATCATGATCGTCGGGGCGTTGGTGTGAGCTGCTGGCACTTCCGGCATGATCGACGCGTCCACCACTCTCAGGCCGCTGATGCCGTGCACGCGCAACCTCGGATCGACGACGGACGTCGGATCTGTAGCCGGTCCCATCTTGCACGTGCCGGACAAGTGATAGATCGTGAACGATATCTGTCTGGCGGCACACTTCCAGTAAGCGTCTGTGTCGAACACGTGTTGCACGCAACCCGGAAGCGGCGTTTCCAGGACTGTGGCGTTGAGTGACCTCATCGGGCCCGTGCGCAGCATCTGCTGGACGAGCCGGACTCCGGCCACGATCACGTCCAGGTCGGCCTCGTCGGCGAAATAGTTGGGGTCGATCAGTGGGTGGTGGGACGGGTCAGCGTCTCTCAGCCACACGCGGCCGCGGCTCTTGGGACGCATCACCATCGGGAACACCGTGAACCCATCCATACCCTCGGTGGCCCGGTACACTGCGTCGTACAGGTCGGCCCTCATGCCACACAGCTTGGGCATCATCTTATCGGCCGAGTACGTTCCTGATATCAACAGCAACTCAAGATTGGGATGTCCGTCTCCGGACCCGGGCTTATCCACGTCCACAAACGCCAGGGCCTCGGCGCCTCCCGGCACCGTGTCAAGGCCACTGCCGTACCGTAAGTAATCGTTCATGGCGTACGGATCTTCCAGAGAATTTTTCAGAGTAATCGAAATGGATTCGTTTATCGATACGACCAGACTGCCGAGTGACACGTGGTCCATGAGGTTCTCACCGACTGGCAAGTCTTTCACCAACGGGATCCGGATGTCTGCCAAGTGTTGCTTGGGCCCGATTCCGGACAGCATGAGCAGCTGCGGTGTGTTTATGGCCCCCCCGGAAACGATCACTTCCTTCCGCACAAACACCCTATGTTTCTTTCGATTCGATACAAACTCCACTCCAATCGCCTTGTTTGACAATTCGTCTATCAGTATCCGCGTTACCATGCTCTGCTTTTTCACGTGAAGGTTCGGTCTTTTTTTCGCAGGGAACAGAAACGCCGTGTTTGTACTCCAACGGCGACCGTTCTTCATGGTAgcctgatatttaaaaaaaaaaatcctttttttATATGTCCacagaattataaaattaagttgtaTATAAGAtactacaattttgaaaaaacttaaaaatccattagttgctttaaaattataatgaaaaaccaCAAAATGGTACGCTAACATtctcttaaatataaattgaagcCACTGATcggaaaatgattataatattattgattttttttattatctcggaaactataattaatataattaatgcatCTATGtggaattatacataatataactatatacccATAATCTATATGGCTGTATAGTGTAAGTTTATATAGTATTGCTACTGTAGCCTAGTTGGTTGAGAATTGGTGTAtctgatattttaattaggtacgtggta
This portion of the Acyrthosiphon pisum isolate AL4f chromosome A1, pea_aphid_22Mar2018_4r6ur, whole genome shotgun sequence genome encodes:
- the LOC100167651 gene encoding glucose dehydrogenase [FAD, quinone]; translation: MISQSIHLRISLYLFIFYGSKTTSTAGFPPLFESGLMYIAESLEWESHETVNQAKVFPEYDFIVVGAGSAGSVVASRLSEVKQWQVLLIEAGQHASHFMDVPLAAPFLQFSSINWKYRTVPMNNSCLGMEGNRCKFPRGKVMGGSSVLNYMIYTRGNIKDYDNWADMGNTGWDYNSVLKYFIKSENANLSQADPGYHGKNGLLSVSDVPYRTPIAKAFVEAGSQIGLPVVDVNGEKQVGINYIQATMKNGRRWSTNTAFLFPAKKRPNLHVKKQSMVTRILIDELSNKAIGVEFVSNRKKHRVFVRKEVIVSGGAINTPQLLMLSGIGPKQHLADIRIPLVKDLPVGENLMDHVSLGSLVVSINESISITLKNSLEDPYAMNDYLRYGSGLDTVPGGAEALAFVDVDKPGSGDGHPNLELLLISGTYSADKMMPKLCGMRADLYDAVYRATEGMDGFTVFPMVMRPKSRGRVWLRDADPSHHPLIDPNYFADEADLDVIVAGVRLVQQMLRTGPMRSLNATVLETPLPGCVQHVFDTDAYWKCAARQISFTIYHLSGTCKMGPATDPTSVVDPRLRVHGISGLRVVDASIMPEVPAAHTNAPTIMIAEKASDMIKEDWDVRT